One region of Mangifera indica cultivar Alphonso chromosome 3, CATAS_Mindica_2.1, whole genome shotgun sequence genomic DNA includes:
- the LOC123210722 gene encoding non-specific lipid transfer protein GPI-anchored 15-like isoform X1 translates to MASRGLQMTLFLVLAAMFWVGAMAQSNSNCNTVLNNLAPCLDFLTGTSTTPSSSCCTQLGAVAKSSPDCLCAALNGSLPTTGIKINRTIALSLPDACQVKSSSLDQCKQAITPPASPPVSPSTTSPSPSSSNTTTPPASGSGSTSTSKSDGGIGRAPLKFVLFLLFVASCASTIATF, encoded by the exons ATGGCTTCGAGAGGGCTCCAAATGACTCTATTCCTGGTCCTGGCGGCTATGTTTTGGGTGGGAGCCATGGCtcagtcaaactcaaactgcAACACTGTGCTCAATAACTTGGCTCCTTGCCTCGACTTCCTTACGGGAACCTCAACGACTCCATCAAGTTCTTGCTGCACTCAGCTAGGAGCCGTCGCTAAATCTTCCCCTGATTGCCTCTGCGCTGCTCTCAACGGCAGTCTTCCTACAACGGGGATCAAAATTAACCGAACCATTGCTCTTTCCCTTCCTGATGCCTGTCAAGTTAAAAGTTCTTCACTTGACCAGTGTAAAC AAGCCATTACTCCACCAGCTTCACCTCCAGTTTCTCCATCAACGACAAGCCCTTCTCCCAGCTCTTCAAATACAACTACGCCGCCGGCCTCAG GATCGGGGTCTACATCGACATCAAAATCTGATGGAGGCATCGGAAGAGCACCTCTAAAATTTGTTCTCTTCCTTCTCTTCGTAGCATCATGTGCTTCAACAATCGCCACATTCTGA
- the LOC123210722 gene encoding non-specific lipid transfer protein GPI-anchored 15-like isoform X2, producing MASRGLQMTLFLVLAAMFWVGAMAQSNSNCNTVLNNLAPCLDFLTGTSTTPSSSCCTQLGAVAKSSPDCLCAALNGSLPTTGIKINRTIALSLPDACQVKSSSLDQCKQAITPPASPPVSPSTTSPSPSSSNTTTPPASGSGSTSTSKSDGGIRRAPVKFVLFLLFVASCASTIATF from the exons ATGGCTTCGAGAGGGCTCCAAATGACTCTATTCCTGGTCCTGGCGGCTATGTTTTGGGTGGGAGCCATGGCtcagtcaaactcaaactgcAACACTGTGCTCAATAACTTGGCTCCTTGCCTCGACTTCCTTACGGGAACCTCAACGACTCCATCAAGTTCTTGCTGCACTCAGCTAGGAGCCGTCGCTAAATCTTCCCCTGATTGCCTCTGCGCTGCTCTCAACGGCAGTCTTCCTACAACGGGGATCAAAATTAACCGAACCATTGCTCTTTCCCTTCCTGATGCCTGTCAAGTTAAAAGTTCTTCACTTGACCAGTGTAAAC AAGCCATTACTCCACCAGCTTCACCTCCAGTTTCTCCATCAACGACAAGCCCTTCTCCCAGCTCTTCAAATACAACTACGCCGCCGGCCTCAG GATCGGGGTCTACATCGACATCAAAATCTGATGGAGGCATCAGAAGAGCACCTGTAAAATTTGTTCTCTTCCTTCTCTTCGTAGCATCATGTGCTTCAACAATCGCCACATTCTGA
- the LOC123210723 gene encoding non-specific lipid transfer protein GPI-anchored 5-like: MALKGIELGLVLVLVTVLLSHEAAAQSSGCTSALISLSPCLNYITGNSSTPSSSCCTQLASVVQQQPQCLCSVLNGGASQLGISLNQTLALSLPGACKVQTPPVSGCNGANGPARAPASPPSDSSDDTADCSGTGSKTTSDRERISNGNSIRMPLPLAVFIVFMVSCFSRAINI; this comes from the exons atggCTCTGAAAGGGATTGAATTGGGTCTGGTCCTGGTCCTTGTGACAGTGTTGCTTTCTCATGAAGCTGCAGCTCAATCCAGTGGCTGCACGAGCGCACTGATTAGTTTATCTCCATGCCTAAACTACATCACTGGAAACTCCTCAAccccttcttcttcttgctgCACACAGCTTGCCAGTGTCGTGCAGCAGCAGCCACAGTGTCTATGTTCGGTGCTCAATGGCGGTGCCTCTCAATTGGGTATTTCCTTGAACCAAACTCTCGCTCTGTCGCTACCTGGAGCCTGTAAAGTTCAGACACCACCAGTTAGCGGCTGCAATG GTGCTAATGGTCCTGCAAGAGCTCCTGCGAGTCCTCCCTCAGATTCTTCAGACGACACAGCTGATTGTTCAG GAACTGGGTCTAAAACCACAAGTGATCGTGAGCGCATTTCAAATGGAAACAGCATCAGAATGCCATTGCCTCTCGCTGTCTTCATCGTTTTCATGGTTTCGTGCTTCTCCAGGGCCATAAATATATAA
- the LOC123210320 gene encoding 50S ribosomal protein L24 yields MGWKAAEKLIRHWKILRGDNVMIIRGKDKGETGIIKRVVRSQNRVIVEGKNLVKKHIKGGERHEGGIFSVEAPLHVSNVQVLDPVTGKPCKIGIRYLDNGSKVRVSRGMGASGSIIPRPEILKIRTTPRPTVAGPRDTPMDLVLEKTYDAKTGKGMPDL; encoded by the exons ATGGGTTGGAAAGCGGCAGAGAAACTCATTAGGCACTGGAAAATACTCAGAGGAGATAAT GTTATGATAATCAGGGGAAAGGATAAAGGAGAGACTGGTATTATTAAGCGTGTTGTTAGGTCTCAAAATCGTGTTATTGTTGAAGGGAAAAATCTG GTGAAAAAGCATATTAAAGGAGGAGAACGTCATGAAGGTGGGATCTTTTCAGTTGAAGCTCCACTTCATGTCTCAAACGTTCAAGTTCTTGATCCAGTCACAGG GAAGCCCTGTAAGATTGGAATTAGATATCTAGACAATGGAAGTAAAGTAAGAGTATCTAGAGGTATGGGAGCATCTGGTTCAATAATTCCTCGTCCTGAGATTTTAAAGATAAGGACAACACCAAGACCGACAGTTG CTGGTCCCAGAGATACTCCTATGGATCTTGTGCTGGAGAAGACATACGACGCCAAAACTGGAAAGGGCATGCCTGACCTTTGA